Proteins encoded within one genomic window of Felis catus isolate Fca126 chromosome C1, F.catus_Fca126_mat1.0, whole genome shotgun sequence:
- the NMNAT1 gene encoding nicotinamide/nicotinic acid mononucleotide adenylyltransferase 1 — protein MENSEKTEVVLLACGSFNPITNMHLRLFELAKDYMNGTGKYRVIKGVISPVGDAYKKKGLISAHHRVIMAELATKNSEWVEVDTWESLQKDWVETLKVLRHHQEKLEASSCDPQQDSPRLERPGRKRKWAEQRQDFGQKELLEPKTKDVPKVKLLCGADLLESFGVPNLWKREDITRIVGDYGLICITRAGNDAEKFIYESDALWKHRNNIHLVNEWITNDISSTKIRRALRRGQSIRYLVPDLVREYIEKHDLYSPESEERNVGVVLAPLQKNTAEANS, from the exons ATGGAGAATTCAGAGAAGACAGAAGTGGTTCTTCTTGCTTGTGGCTCCTTTAATCCTATCACCAACATGCACCTGAGGCTATTTGAGCTGGCCAAGGACTACATGAACGGAACAG GAAAATACAGAGTCATCAAAGGCGTCATCTCTCCTGTGGGTGATGCGTATAAGAAGAAAGGACTCATCTCTGCCCACCACCGAGTTATCATGGCAGAACTAGCCACCAAGAATTCAGAATGGGTGGAAGTTGACACCTGGGAAAGTCTTCAGAAGGACTGGGTAGAGACCTTGAAGGTGCTAAG ACACCATCAGGAGAAACTGGAGGCCAGTAGCTGTGATCCCCAGCAGGACTCACCTAGGCTGGAGAGGCCTGGACGGAAAAGGAAGTGGGCCGAACAAAGACAAGATTTTGGTCAAAAGGAATTGCTAGAGCCAAAAACAAAAG ATGTGCCAAAAGTAAAGCTGCTGTGTGGGGCAGATTTATTGGAATCGTTCGGTGTTCCCAATCTGTGGAAGAGGGAGGATATCACCCGGATTGTAGGAGACTATGGGCTCATCTGTATTACTCGGGCTGGAAACGATGCTGAGAAATTCATCTACGAATCCGACGCACTGTGGAAACACCGGAACAACATTCACCTGGTAAATGAATGGATCACCAATGACATCTCCTCCACAAAGATCCGGCGAGCCCTCAGAAGGGGCCAGAGCATTCGCTACTTGGTGCCAGACCTTGTCCGAGAGTATATCGAAAAGCATGACCTGTACAGCCCTGAGAGTGAGGAGAGGAATGTTGGGGTCGTCCTGGCTCCCTTGCAGAAAAACACTGCAGAAGCTAACTCGTGA
- the RBP7 gene encoding retinoid-binding protein 7 → MPADLSGTWNLLSSDNFDGYMLALGIDFATRKIAKLLKPQKVIEQNGNSFTIHTYSSLRNYLVAFTVGEEFEEENKGLDNRKCKSLVTWDSDRLTCVQKGEKKNRGWTHWIEGDKLHLEMFCEGQVCKQTFQRA, encoded by the exons ATGCCCGCCGACCTCAGCGGCACCTGGAACCTGCTCAGCAGCGACAACTTCGACGGCTACATGCTGGCCTTAG gtattgACTTTGCCACTCGTAAGATTGCCAAGTTGCTGAAGCCACAGAAAGTGATTGAGCAAAATGGGAATTCTTTTACCATCCACACATACAGCAGCCTGAGGAACTACCTTGTTGCGTTTACAGTTGGAGAAGAATTCGAGGAAGAGAATAAAGGCCTGGATAACAGAAAATGCAAG AGCCTGGTCACCTGGGACAGTGACAGACTCACCTGCGTccagaagggggaaaagaagaacAGAGGCTGGACCCATTGGATCGAAGGGGACAAACTCCACCTG GAAATGTTCTGTGAAGGCCAAGTGTGCAAACAGACTTTCCAGAGAGCCTGA